One Nocardioides dongkuii genomic window, GACGGCCGTCCGGTCCCCCACCCCACCACCGTGGCGCTGCGCGAGGTCGTCTCCGCCGCAGTGCGGCTCCGGCACGCCGTCGTCCGCCGCTCGGGGCTGAGCGAGACCGAGCTGGTCGCCCTGGAGCACCTCACGGACGGGCCGGTCGGCCCCAGCGAGCTGGCCCGGCGGCTCCAGGTGAGCGCCGCCGCCTCGACGGGGATCGTGGACCGGCTCGAGGCTCGCGGGCACGTGCAGCGCACGGCGCACTCGGCCGACCGGCGGCGCACCGAGGTGCACCTGACCGACAGCGGGCGCGAGGAGGTGCTCGGGCACCTGATGCCGATGCTCGTGGCGCTGCGCGCGCTGAGCGAGGAGCTCGACGAGCAGGAGCACGCGGTGG contains:
- a CDS encoding MarR family winged helix-turn-helix transcriptional regulator encodes the protein MDGRPVPHPTTVALREVVSAAVRLRHAVVRRSGLSETELVALEHLTDGPVGPSELARRLQVSAAASTGIVDRLEARGHVQRTAHSADRRRTEVHLTDSGREEVLGHLMPMLVALRALSEELDEQEHAVVQRYLRGAVAAFDRVSAPEQPATDQ